In Xiphophorus hellerii strain 12219 chromosome 8, Xiphophorus_hellerii-4.1, whole genome shotgun sequence, the genomic window GTTCCGGTTGGATCGGAACCTCTCTAACCTCTGCTCTCTGTCCCGCAGCCTCTCTGGGCGACGTCTCCAAGTTCGTGAAGGGATTCACGGACATGGCCGAGGTGGACGCCTACCTGTCGCTGAACGTCAGCTCCGCCATGTGCCTGACGGCGCGGCTGCTGCAGGCCTTCCCGCCACACGCCGGGCTGCGGCGCTGCGTCATCAACGTGTCATCACTCTGCGCCCTGCAGCCGTTCCGCTCCTGGAGCCTTTACTGCACCGGCAAGGCGGCGAGAGACATGATGTTCAAGGTCCTGGCCGAGGAGGAGCCGGAGCTGCGCGTGCTCAGCTACTCTCCAGGTAGGCTGTAAGCTAGCCCTACCTAGCTTTATGCTAGCTCTACCTGGCTGTAAGCTAGCTCTACCTAGCTGTAAGCTAGCTCTACCCGGCTGTAAGCTAGCCCTACCTAGCTTTATGGTAGCCTTACCTAGCTTTAAGCTAGCCCTATATAGCTTTATGCTAGCTCTACCTGGCTGTAAGCTAGCTCTACCTAGCTGTAAGCTAGCTCTACCCGGCTGTAAGCTAGCCCTACCTAGCTTTATGGTAGCCTTACCTAGCTTTAAGCTAGCCCTATATAGCTGTAAGCTAGCTCTACCCGGCTGTAAGCTAGCTCTACCCGGCTTTATGCTAGCTCTACCCGGCTGTAAGCTAGCCCTACCTAGCTTTATGCTAGTCTCTCTGTGTTTGTAGCTGTTGATGCGTCTCCTCTGTCCCTCCTGAACCAGGACCGCTGGACACTGAGATGCAGGTGGAGGCCCGGACCAGGACGGCCGACCCGAGCATCAAGAAGACGTTCTCCAACATGTTCGCTCAGGGTCAGCTGCTGACCTGCGAGGCGTCTTCAGCCaaactgatgaagctgctgctggaggacaagTTCACCTCCGGAGAACATGTCGACGTCTTCGACGTGTAGCAGCCGCTCACTGCCAAGTCGTTTTATTGTAGCGTCGATGTTGTGATGAAACTTTATAATTGATGTATCTTAATCTGTCACCGTGGAAACGTCCCAACCTGCAGAttagctgctgctccttcagaTTAGCTGTTGCCAGACGTTGGTCACGTCTGACCAGAGGGAGACGGTTCTCCAGTTCTTCATTTTCAAGTTCAGAACCGCTAAACCGTTCAGAATCAGTGACTTAGCAATCGGCATTGGTAAATCAGAAGGAGAGAACTGACTAGCGTTAGCTTTGGAGAGGCTAGTGACTAGCATACCAGAGCTGATCACCTACTAGCCTaccttctgtttctgctgcacaTTAGCCTTGGATTGGATAGGATAGCCTGTTCAATGCTATCCCTAGCCTAGCTAAGGCTCTGCCTTTGCAATGCTAGTCCACAGCAGAAGAAGGAGGCTACCCACTAAGTGTCCATCCTAGACATGCTAGTCGTTAGCCTCTCCAAAGCTAACACTAGCTAGTACTCTCCAGAGACGATTGATCAGTTCCAGATGTCGGCCGATTAATCAGATCAGAAACTGGATCCAGAATAGAAGTAGCCTCGTGCTACAAGGAAGTAGCTGCTGCTGGGTCACAACAGTCTTAAATTTGGCACTAATGTCTCGCCTTAGAGGTAGATGTGATAAAACTAGAAGAAAACTCAGAACCTGGAACCTGAAGAACTTTCTTAAAGCTACAGAGAaacttttaaaggtttttttggATCACAGATGAAACAAACTGAGGAACCAGAGCGGATTGGAAACATGAgaggttctgttctgttctgattCTGGACCAGACGCTGCAGTGGAGTCAGAATGAGGGACTTTATGTTGGACGGCGTCCAGATCAAACAGAACCTCGTTAAAGTTTAACCGAgtccaaacagagcagcttGGACTTTAAGTTCAACAGGCTGCAGACGCTCCGCCATGttggttctctggttctggacggGTTTTGGTTTCCTGCTGACTCAGCTGGTTTTTGTGAAACATGAACAGTGAAGCTGGAGTTCAGTCTTTAGTAGAATttctgctgcagcatcagaAACACGGCGTGTTTggggttaaaggttaaaggtcaggttAGAGGTTTGACCTGTATGTCAGTGTTTTCATTGTTGAAACTTTCCTCTGGAACCAGTTTGAAGAAATGTTGTTTCCTCGTCGCCACTGGAGATAAAATGGATCAAAGTTTCCCtgttttagtaaaaacattCCATGTTTATGGTGCCTtaaaaaggtcagaggtcagggaaCCTCCCagagtttaaatattaatgaactGATCTGATAAATACTGAAGCCATGAAACAGTGAAGCTATTGGgggataataataattattaacatttctaaatgttttctctcctgACAGActctcagtttatttttctaagatGGTTTTGgaaattgtttcttttgccCTGATTATAGAAAGTTTAAATATTGTAATGAATCATATTTCACCAGAATGAGGCCTGTCCCTTTAAGAGACGTTGCCGTGGTAACGGTGCGGTTGGGCTTCCTGTCAGGTGACCATGATGGATTCATGAACGGTGATgatctcacttcctgtttgataaatgttatttttccttcatattaatttacatatttttatattaatcagtttttttatttctgctttttgttcatcaaataaacaaattaaatgattcagtttgttgatgaaacattttctggagACAgatggaggtcaaaggtcaatcaCACTGTTTATCCAGGCGTCTGACTCAACTTCCTCCATGTTCTGGTTCATGTCCAGTCAGGTCAGGACGGTCCTGGTTCTAACCCACCCCGTCaggatggttctggttctggtcccggTTCTGACAGCTCGGTCCGGCCCGGTTCCGGTCCGTCTGCTCTGctggcagcagctccagctgatggacagcagcagctgccCGGGACCAAAATACCAGCAGGAGAACCGACCCAAACAAGGGTCGGACCCGTCCTGCCTCAGCAGGTTCCGGTCCGGAGGGGCGGGGCTTCCCGGTTCCCCTGTGGGTCGCACCGAGGAGAGACGGCTGAGTCTCCTTCAGCCCGTCCGGCGGTACCGGTCCGGTCATGGAGCTGTTTGACGCCGGGGTGAAAGGTCGCGGCCTGCGGGCCAGCAGGGAGCTCAGCGCCGGGGAGGTTCTGCTGGCCGAACCGGGCTACGCCGCCGTGGTCTACAGCAGGTGAGCCGGTACCGGACCTCCAGGTGGGACGGGTTCTGCTGCGGTTCAGAGGATTTAAATGCGTTTCTGGGATCTGATCTGGTTACCATGACGACTGTAACATGAACCGGACCGTGACAGGcggaaccggaccggaccggactcAGCAGGATCCCAGCTGggtcataaaaacatcaaaggTTCAGGTtcaataaaatatctaaaaatcaataatcaatcctTCAGTTTGATGATGGATCTGATCACCGATCTCTGATTTGATCTAATcaatagaaaaactaaatatttgagCTGAAGCTGCTGATTTACATCATTTAACTGAAATACAGACAGAAATATTGAACAgatcaatgtttttattgttgacaTGAAATCAATACCTGATCAGTTGATCAGCTGATGTTGGCAACAGAATATAAATACTGAATAGAAATGAAGCGGAACGATTCAGGGATGAAAAGCAGCTGGATTATGTCAGATTATAGGAagcataaagtcataatttttctAGAATACAGATTAATATTAGAATAAAGTAAAGATTTAATgaaaactttaggaaaaataaatctaatcaGGATTTAATCTGAGGAACGTTGAAGTTCTGAAGTTCTGCTTTGGTATCggtgttagaaaaaaataattttttaactgATCAGATTATCAATAATCAGATGATTGAACAAACGACTGAATCTAATTAGAAGAATCAATCAGATCTCAAACAgcttttcctcattaaaataactttttcatgcaattttatgactttctttaaaataatttttattctcGTATTCATAAACTAATTCTCATAATCTCATCTTAATACtaagaaaaccataaaaaactaaaaaccggaccagaaccagggcCGGCCCTAGCCTGCGTGGGGCCCTGAGCCAAATGTGGTTTTGGGTTCCTCtggttctgctaacaatgtggaccgACTGCAGTCAGCAGTCAGAATATTAGATCATTAACaccctgctataaacttattgcatctctagCTGCGCAGTTTACAGGACAGTGAACCGTCGCCACATCGCGGTTAAATCTCACCGCTTCACGGATTTCCAcctgcattgtgttctgcattctgattggctaaacagtctctccgcttcttctctacctgtgtgtcaacaacgttgcggtttaatatgtacacgtatgtaaaacagcttgccatatttaacataatcgatggaggcatgtcggtttataagaatcgttttgcccagaagaaaaaagagcaacagcagctgcCGATAACTTTGATCTTCTGTCGATAAAACCCACCTGCacctttagaagaaaaaaccgctacagagcggagtcaggatgcagcggctcagtcagaacagcagtgaaatacacgagaGTCACTGTTTgtgctactgtactttgttttggttttttattttctcccgttctaatccaataactcaggtctcggtggggcggcgctgatctctgCAATTCGGGCAGGGAATccgctttcagttcatattaaaattattattttacagtacagtagttatagagtactttttatttgttaaaaaatgtttgggcctgtaaaaaggttttgttctttggtttcaatgtattatggagtattttattgtataataattataaaaaaataaaggttcctacttcaTGGATTTCGCCAATCGCGGTTCTTTCTGGAACGTaaccccgcgaaaaacgagggttcactgtatagaCATGTTTAATAAGATTCATTTATTGACCAGCTGATTTATCCACCTGTTGATTTCTGGGAgccgatttccttcattttggggcATCGTGATCGGCTGAttcttacatgtgaagctgatcttatcttcatcagcaaaggtttataaatcatctctgtcctcttctgctctgcagtgagatgTTTAACTGACCGACCCACCAGGTCTGAATATTCATTGttaccaactcagtgactttcttgctacatttagcaacatttcagataaagaaaattaatttcagccaaaatcagcaggtcaggcttttaaagatcggtaaccagggatcggccagaaaactgcaatcggtgcagctctacacatattcatgactttctttgattaaattcatttctcttaagcgttactccaacagctaaaatgtaatttataccaggtgagtctttctcccctgagaaagtggaccggtaccggtaccggtctgattctgagccttcaaatgattttaacagaagtttctcataacttagaagttgatgtaaaaataatgtttttagccactaaatgattttgctcagcagcaaacaacatagAGCAGCTCATCATGTAGCAGCTTGTAGCCTGACggaaaaacatttagctaacaACGTCAAACATTGacaagttttaattattcttattaaacacggtttgaagccaaaatagctcagaaatatccagagccaccatgagaatcaactcatttaaagtttaaactctaGCATAgagaccctagcataaatgtttggctgctgAACTGGACCGGTCCAGGTCGCTATCAAGCTAATGTTCTGTTAGCAGCTTTACTAATCTTTACATTACATTAGCAAGacttattaaaacaaacctttatcttggctttttctattcttcctctttcttttctccctccctgaaggatcAGTCCTTTTCTGAGACATAGTTTTGCTAACTTAACTTCTGACCTTTGGACCTTTGGATGCTCTGAACGTTCAGCTCGGTACcggcgaagcgtgcggtacctaccgcggccaccagggggccccaagagcaatttatttatttttctttttatcaataaaataatgatttctacatagattattaaatatatattattgtaaaaacaaatcacttcatggtgaaattgtgtgtttttgatattataatgacagaatcttttactaaaacaaaaataaaaatcagctccactcaGGGGCCCCTAAGTGGCCCTGGGGCCTTcagcggctgcttagtttgcttacgCCTTGGGCTGGCCCTGCCTGAAGGTTCTGTTGACCCATCAGATCTGCTGTTTCCACTCAGTGACTGTTGGACCAGTCACAGAGATGCTGCGGCTCCTCCTATCCCATAATGGTgggaatcaccatggcaaccagagACATTCATCTCAGTCGTGATTTATATCACCAGCAGTTTAACCGTCTCATTTAGCTGTTATCATAGAGAACAGTTTCTGTATTTGTAGTATTTTTGCATCTAAAGCAAATGGAGCAGATCCAGAACCTGGATTAGCGCTGTAGCTTAGCATGCTAGCTGCTAACATCTTTCCACGGCTGTGCTTTGTCCCAGTTTGGCCTCCCAGGTGTGCCACAGCTGTTTCCGTCGCCAGGCCAACCTGCACCGCTGCGCCCAGTGCCGCTTCGCCCACTACTGCGACCGGACCTGCCAGACGGCCGGATGGGACGAACACAAGCAGGAGTGTGCCGCCATCAGGAAACTCGGGGCGGCGCCCAACGAGAACGTCCGGTGAGGAGGGACGACCTCTGGTCCTGGTGGGATTACAGGCCAGAGACGGTGgagtctggtttgttttgggACATTTTGTCTCGTAATCGATCAGAAAGAACTAAAGTCCTGAATGGATCTTGGAACTGGTGCagaaaaatcagattaaattaaactgataATTCATCAGTTCATGTTGGAGACTCTAAACATCAGAGCTGAAGGTTTGGGAGTTTTCCACAAAGGCAAATGCTAAAGATTTGAACACTGTTGCTAACCTTGAGTCCATGTTTCCTGTTAACCTGAGTTTGTTGTTCTGCCTCTCCCTGCAGTCTGGCCGGCCGGTTGCTGTGGCGCAGGAACAGAGACCAGGGTTTGGCGTCGGACAGCCAGCTGCTGGCCGTGGACCAGCTGCAGGATCATCTCCAGGATCTGCCTGAAGACGAGCTGAAGAGGCTGCAGGCGGACGTCCAGACCTTCCTGAGGTTCTGGTCCTGTGGGACGAAGCAGCACCCAGCCGACTTCATCTGCCACGTCTTCGGCCTCGTCAGTCGGCCCTCCTCCGCCGTGACGCTCCACCGGTCTGCTGACCTCTCCGCTGAcctctctgtgtctctgcagaTTAAATCCAACGGACTGACGCTTCCCGACCAGAGAGGTCTGCAGACGGTCGGTCTGGGACTTTTCCCCAATCTGAGCCTCGTCAACCACGACTGCTGGCCCAACTGCACCGCCACCCTCAACCACGGAAAGTAGGTGATTCCTACGTTGGATGTAGATAAGGTTGATGTGAAGGTTCTGTGGAGGTTCTGGAAACAGCTTTAAGAAGTTTAAGGGTCAGAAGGAGTCACTCTGAAACAAAACGCTCCCATTAAATCTGTCAGACTCTAAAGCTGACATCACGGTTCCAGAAGACtgggaaacatttcagattcatgcaacatgtttgtaattttctgcAGTTCAGGACGTGTGGGAGGTGAGACAGCGGTGAGGTGTGAGGTAGGAGGGACAGATGAAAAAACTCAGACTGTTTGCAGACGATTCTGTGATCTGCTTCCAGAAGGAAACCTGAAGGTCGGATGAAAGTTTGGATTCTCTTCACTTCACTTTGAACAGAAATTAATTCACCAGATTAACATTAACTGGTCCTGATGTCCAAAATCAGCCAAAGATAAACTGATGAGAAACTTTGCTCTTagttttgggtgtttttgtgGAACCTGTCAGGGATTCAGACTGGGTCTCTGGTTCTGAACAGCTCGGTGGACAACAATCTACTGATCCAGATTCAGGTGTTTCTCTGAATCCTAACAAACCTGATCCAGACTTGGACAGTCCAGTTCTGTGCCCATCTCCAGAAAGTCACTGGATGAACGGCAAACCGGTCCAAACCGGACAGGAGCCCAGTCCCACACAGGACAGACAAACATTCACGCTCTTAAGGACAAACTATAGAGACCAACCAGACTGGTCTGTTGGAGACCAGAGGAAGATGGTTGGACATCCTCAGAGGACGGACAGTAGACATGTTGGATGATCCAACTGCAGTTTGATAGTTTGAAGACAGATTTAGTCCATCTGGTGTCCGTTAGAGGACACGGACTCATCGTCtctgacagaaataaacatttcaatgtTTGTCTTTTGCAGCCAATCAGCTGTGAACTCCACCCTCCACTCTCCGCTGAGGTGCGTACCACCGATCATTCCCACCGGACCCGGCCAGTAACCAGCTCCACTCGACCAGAACTGAGGTCTTCCTCCGTTGGTCTGTGCAGGATGGAGCTGCGCGCGCTGGGGAGGATCTGCCAGGGCGAGGAGCTGACCATCAGCTACGTGGACGTCCTGAACCTGTCGGCGGATCGGCAGAAACAGCTGAAGGAGCGTTTCCACTTCGACTGCAGCTGCGATCACTGCAGCCGCCATGTTGGTGACgacctgatggcagcagctgccGAGGCAAAGGTCAGTGAAACGTTCTGGGTTCTTCAGGATGTCACCTTCCTCTCCTCACCGGGTTTTCCTCACAGCCCTCTGCGGATGCGGTGAAAGAGGTCAGCGCCTTCAGTAAGGAAACTCTGGAGAAGGTTGAGAAAGCTCGTAGAGACGGAGATCACAGCCAGGTAGGCTGTCCTGCGCCCTGCTGCTCCGTCTCTGAACGTCTCAGTCTGAGTGATTCTCTGCTGCCTCTCAGGTGTTGAAGTTGTGCCAGGAGTGTCTGGAGAAGCAGCAGGACGTCCTGGCCGACACTCACCTGTACAAACTCAAGGTTCTGTCCGTCCTGGCCGAGGTACTGACCCACCACAGGAAGTTCTCTGAAGCTGCAGGATACGCTCGCAAGATGGTGGAAGGATACACGTGAGTACATCGGCTCCAGAACATCAAGCAAACGTAAAGTCTGAATGTTCCTGTAGGCTGTTTCACACCTGATGGTCCAGGAGACTCGGTACAACTGGGACCAAAGGAGAAACAGAACCAGTTGCTGTGGTTCtaagtcaaaccaacctgttcccctcctggcctgtgggggcgctgcaccaagaaccactgaaggaaacgacacaaaaacctctgaagacgctgagagcaacttctttcttcaccagatggaaacaagatggaggcgtcagattttagtgttggaggatttctctttagtctttggctgaagaccaaaGAGAAAtcaaccgaaccgaaccgaggTCTGAAGGACCAGAGTTCAGTTAGCATTCACACCAGAACCGAACTTTGACTAGACAGACGGACAGGAGTTGGGTTAAAGCGGGCTGAATGGTGGGGATGCATCCTGAAGGTCTGACCCTGGTCTTCTCTCTGTCCTTCCTCCCAAACAGGAAGTTGTACCACCCAAACAGCGCCCAGCTGGGCCTGGCCCTGATGAGGTCAGGGGTCACCCACTGGCACGCCGGGCAGGTGGAGGTCAGCCACAAGATGATCTGTGAGGCTTACCGCATCATGATGGTCACGCACGGGCCGAACCACTCCATCACCAAAGACCTGGAGGTACTTCCTGCTGCGTCCAGGTCAGTTCTGCAGGATGACCGGTTCCTAACCCGACTCCGTTCCCTCCAGTCCATCCGGTCCCAGACGGAGGTGGAGCTGAAGGCGCTGAAGGAGAACGTCCTGGACATGAAGAGCCTGCCGGTGACCAGCAGCAGCGCCGCCGAGGGAAACGCCAAGGACTTCCTCCGGCAGCAGTGACCGCCCTGACGGCGAGCGGACTTTACCGGGTTTACCAGAACCACTGCAGacagaaaatatggaaatatcTGCAATAAAACTGGAGCCTTTCATGATTTCATCTCCGTTTTTATGAATATTAGAGGATGAACTTACCTCCTGATCCTATCCAAGGTTTTTCCTTCAGAAACTTGAATCAggcataaatattcataaaaatgttcatatttcaaacatgatcattttatttatattgctaataaaaacaacagacaggAAACGCCGAGTTAGGAAGCCAGACTGGCTCTGAGAAACGTGATGATCTCAGGAAACCTCGGTGTCGtagagaggaaacagaaccgCAGTGATCCGATTCAGGTTCTggatgaactgaaaaaaaacttcacttcctgtttttaattttaaaaaaacctaacACTCAACAGAAACACCGAAACCACTCATTAAATaagtttaaaatcttaaattaaaacaggaaatagaAAAGAATTAGTGTGAATGTTCTTCAGCAGCTGCATACGAGTCAAACTCCTGGATTAGTTTTTATTCCAGCAGAAGTCCAGATTAAAGTTCAGATTAAACCTGattacagaaccagaaccagaaccatccgTCTgaaagccccgccccctgcgTCTCATTGGACGACGCACAGCTCTGTGCTGGACTGGTTGTGAGTCTCGGCCGTTTTGTCTTTCTGAGTCCTGTCTCCTGAGTCCGGctggcctgcagggggcgctacGCTCCGCCGCAGCTCCATCAGCAGCTCCTTCCCGTCGCTCGCCGGCAGGTTTCCCAGGAAGTACTGAGGCGCCAACTCCACCAGCCTGACagaggaaacagagaaacaataAACTAACAGTTTATTATCCATCCTGAAACATTCAGGGTTATGTTGACGATCTCAGATTTAGATTTTCACGGTGAACCATCACAGCGTTTAACTCctaaaaactgaagttttaatGATTTCTTAAGACAAATTTGACCAATTTTTCCCTTTCAgttagaaaatggaaaaatttagAGATTAGATAACAGACGGTACAAATTAACCATTACTGCTCTGGCATTAGCATGTTAATGATCAAACTAGCATGCTAATGATCAAACTAGCATGCTAATGATCAAACTAGCATGCTAATGATCAAACTAGCATGCTAATGATCAAACTAGCATGCTAATGATCAAACTAGCATGCTAATGATCAAACTAGCATGTTAATGATCAAACTAGCATGCTAATGATCAAACTAGCATGCTAATGATCAAACTAGCATGCTAATGATCAAACTAGCATGCTAATGTTGATCTCTGTAGATAATTATGTTGATATTTTGGCTCGTTCGTCCTGCAGGCTGGGATGTGAACATTCAGGTTAGCAGGTTCCTGACAGAGTTTCATTGTGTCTGATGCTAGCAGGATAATTATGACGGATTAAAGCTTCGGATGAGAGTTAAGATACGAAATGTGATCAGCGATCAATAAATCTGGTAGAGATGATAAAAATTAATGACATTTGTTCTTATTtaggaaaaagttaaataataagAATATTAAAACACATGTTGGCTGAACAGCTGGAGGTGATTTGACCACATGATGGAAAATGGAAGAAAGAGACGGGTCCGTTTATAGGACAGTAAAGAGTCGAGGTTCTGTAAGTCGGCGTTGTTTCGCCGCCTCTCAGTTtctataaagttatttttaaagttatttttagacgctcagaaacatttaaatatgcatttccCTGAGTGGCCACCTGATGGCGCTGCTGGTGATAAATCAACCCAAACTGACCTGATCAACCtgagtgtctctttaagaactcgTTCGACCTCTGATCAgagttttatcaataaaatagcTTTGAAATGATCAATCTGATTAATCGcaatgaatcgattattgaaagaaactaattgattaatcattaactgcaGAATACAGACTCTGTTTTTTAATCAGCTGCTCTGACTGATTAAAAAACAGTCAGagcaaagtaaacaaaatatagaaacatTTTGCATATAATTAATCACCAAAATAACCAATTATTCGtcataataattgattaatcaccaGATTAACAGATTAATCACCAGATTAACAGATTAATCACCAGATTAACAGATTAATCATCAGATTATTTGACAGAATAATCTCTAGCTGCGTCTCTGTCGTCTTTCTGTGAGGAATAAAGTCGGCAGAGATTCAGACTCACATCTGGGGATGAACCTCGGAGGCGATGCGGATGCAGTTGTCCCGGGAGACGGTGAACTCGTGGTAGAGGACCCAgctgggaggactgggaggactgggtGGACTGGGAGGTGAAGTGGGAGGCGGCTGCCGGCAGCGGTAGGAGGAGAACGGGTGGAGGTGAGCGACGTGGCGATGGGTCAGCAGGAGGTAGTTACCGGACCCGTCCACATCGTGAGCcacctgaggaagaggaggaggtgaagcaGGTGAAGAcgcagggggcggggcttctgACGGCTGTACTCACTTTGAGGAAGAAGCCTGAGATGAGGGCGCGTTTGATATTGGTGCAGTTGTCCTGGCAACCGAAGGCAGGCGGGGAAACAGGAAGCTCAATCCTCTGCATGACCTCCAGAAGCTCCGCCCTGATGACCCCGGCGAGCCGCAGCGCCGCGTGGCTCAGGAAGGCGGCGCTGCACCACGCCTCATCCTCGTTATCTGTGGGGACAACGGAGGGACGTCAGGAGACGGAGACACTGGGACAGCGGACATGGAGGCCGGCGGGACGCACGCTCCAGGAAGGCGTTGTAGACGTTGATGAGGGTCAGGTGATCGCCCTCCGGGTGCAGCAGGGGGCGCCAGGCGGAGACGgcagcttcctgtctgctggGATCCGgggacaggaagcaggaaggagCTGGAACAGAAACGGTCCAGTCAGagacggacggacagacggacgCTTCAGTCCTCAGTAGTCCAGGTTCACTTCCTTCCTCGTCTTTGTTTCCTCCTcttgtttcattcatttcatccaGTGGTGAGCAGACTTCTGCTAATGCGCTATTAGCTTAGCTAAGTTTCGTTAGCACACTTAGCATCCTACAAGTTAATTTTTCCCAGATACATTTTGAAATGCTAATTTACTAAATGTCTGGTTAGTGTAGAgatttagctttagcttctgcTATGTTCTACAACTTAGTATAGCATTTTAAGCATTAGCTTACATTGAATACTATGTTGGTGtagcatttagcattagcttccctTAATATTAAAACGCTATAGcattagcttatgctaaataccatgttggagTAGTGATTTAGCGTTTAGCTGTTTAGTTAGCGGT contains:
- the spra gene encoding sepiapterin reductase a, whose product is MPPAADLGRALCVITGASRGFGRAVALDLCRLVQPGSALVLVARSGADLRAVQAELTESEVGRAGLKVEVVAADVGKVESLENIMRTSREVFNDEMEKIILINNAASLGDVSKFVKGFTDMAEVDAYLSLNVSSAMCLTARLLQAFPPHAGLRRCVINVSSLCALQPFRSWSLYCTGKAARDMMFKVLAEEEPELRVLSYSPGPLDTEMQVEARTRTADPSIKKTFSNMFAQGQLLTCEASSAKLMKLLLEDKFTSGEHVDVFDV
- the LOC116723889 gene encoding histone-lysine N-methyltransferase Smyd1-like, whose amino-acid sequence is MELFDAGVKGRGLRASRELSAGEVLLAEPGYAAVVYSSLASQVCHSCFRRQANLHRCAQCRFAHYCDRTCQTAGWDEHKQECAAIRKLGAAPNENVRLAGRLLWRRNRDQGLASDSQLLAVDQLQDHLQDLPEDELKRLQADVQTFLRFWSCGTKQHPADFICHVFGLIKSNGLTLPDQRGLQTVGLGLFPNLSLVNHDCWPNCTATLNHGNQSAVNSTLHSPLRMELRALGRICQGEELTISYVDVLNLSADRQKQLKERFHFDCSCDHCSRHVGDDLMAAAAEAKPSADAVKEVSAFSKETLEKVEKARRDGDHSQVLKLCQECLEKQQDVLADTHLYKLKVLSVLAEVLTHHRKFSEAAGYARKMVEGYTKLYHPNSAQLGLALMRSGVTHWHAGQVEVSHKMICEAYRIMMVTHGPNHSITKDLESIRSQTEVELKALKENVLDMKSLPVTSSSAAEGNAKDFLRQQ